DNA sequence from the Streptomyces sp. CA-210063 genome:
GGTCGATCCGTCCGGGCGCGGGAAGACCCGCTGGGTGGTCTTCGTGTGCTCCACGGCGATGTCCAGGTACTTCGGGTCGCCGGTCTGCCGGCTAGCGAAGGCGAGCAGGTCGAGATTCATCATCGTGTCGATGATGACCCGGCCCGCGTTGGTCGGATCGGTCAGTGCGCCCCACGCGCGGATGAAGCGCCCGCGCGGGTTGTACCGCTGGATCAGGGAGTCGGCGGCCCGTACGGCGCCCGCCCGCCAGGCGTCGTCGCCCGTCAGCCGCCAGGCGGTGACCCACGACGGGTAGAAGAGGAAGCCGAGGTCGTGTGTGCCCGTGTCGTACTGGCGAGGGGCCAGTTTCTCCGCCGACGCCAGCGCCCACGAGCGAAAGGCGTCGTCCTCGGTGTGCAGCCACGCCATCCACAGCGTTCCCGGCCAGAACCCGCCGACCCAGCCGCCGTTCTGCGAGTAGACCCATTTCTCGAACTTCGTCCCGACCGGGAAGGCGGTCACGCCGGGCGCGACGGTGTGGATCTTCTCGACGGCGTAGTCGGCGGCCGCACGGAGCGTGCGCAGGGCGGGTGCCGGAATCCGGCCGTCGTCGACCGCACCCACCGCCGGAGCCGCCGATGCCGCCGGTGTCGAGGAAGCGCACACCACGGCGGCACCGGCAGCCGTAGTCAGCACACTGCGTCGGGAAACACTCATGTCCACGCCTCCAACTGAGCCGCAGGAGATAGGAGTTGACCGAGCGTTACACGGAGACCTCGACGCTGTACACCCATGTGGGCAATGTTCATCAGTGTGAACAGAAGGTGAGTAGGTTCCTGGCCACGACGCGCCCGGCACGGGTCGGGTCTCGTGCGACGATCGATCCGTGACTGAGTTCGCGACACCCCACCACAGGGCCCACCGCACCTCCGCCGCAGTCGACGCGGCTGTCGGAGCCGGGCGCGATCTCGGGCTCACCGTGACCGAGGCCGAGGTGCTCCACGACCTGTTCTCCGTCGTGGTCCACCTCGCGCCCTCGCCGGTCGTGGCCCGGATTCCCACCGTCCTGCCGCGCCACACGGACGTCGCCGCCCTGACGCGCCGACAGCGGGCTGAACTCGACGTGACACGGTGGCTCGCGGACCAGGGAACTCCCGTGATCCCGCCCAGCCCGCTCGTGCCACCGGAGCCGGTTCAGCGCGACGGGTTCTCCATGACCTTCTGGCAGTTCGTCGAGGAGGACCGGGACAAGGAGCCCGACTACGCGGCGAACTCCGACATCACCGCCGACCTGCACGCCGCGATGCGCGCCTACCCCGGCCGGCTGTCCTTTCTGTCCTCGGCCGAGCCTCAGTTCGTCGTGGACAGCCTCGCTCTGCTGGAACAGCACCCCGATCTCCTCGGCCCCGCCGATCTGGACCGCGCGCGTCGCGAGTGGCAGGCCCTGGAACCCCTCGTCCGCTCACGCACGGCGTTCGAGAGGAGGTTCCCGGGGATCGACCTCCAGCCCATTCACGGCGACTCCCCGCCCGCGAACATCTTCTCCGGGGTGGCCGGGGACCTCTACGCCGACTTCGAGCTGGTCACACTGGGCCCCGTCGAGTGGGACCTGGCCGCTCTCGGACCCACCCTGGAATCCGCCTACAACGGCGGTGCGCGGCGCAACGGCATGAGGCCCCTGAACCAGGATGTCCTGAACTTCGTGAACGCCGTGGGGATGCTACGAGCCATCGCCTCCCTCTCGCTCGTACAGCAACTGCCTCCGCTGCTGGACTACTTGAAGCCCGCCGTGGACCAGTGGCAGACCATGCCGTTCGCCGGCGGCATGGCCGGATGACATCGACGGGCATCGACGAGTGACGTCCGGACCCGCTCATCGGGTTCGGACGGCTTGGCGGTCGCAGGAGAGGTCCGCGATCCGTACCGCGTCGGCCATCGCCTGCATACCGGTGTCGTTGGGGTGCAGGTGATCGCCGTTGTCGAAGAACGGCAGGATCCGCTCGTGGTCGTACGGGCTGCGCAGGACGCGGTCGAAGTCCGCCACGGCGTCGAACTCGCCGGTGGTGCGGATGAATGCGTTGACCTCCTGCCGTACGGCCTCGGCCGGTGCGTCCCACTCGTACCAGCCCTTGAACGGCCCGACCGTGGCGCCGACGACACAGACGCCGGCCGCGTGCGCACGGTCGATGATCCGCCGGTAGCCGGCGATCAGGTCCTCGGCCGTGACACCGGTGTGGGCCTTGATGTCGTTCACGCCTTCGAAGAGGAGGACCGTGCGTACGCCGGGGTGGGAGAGCACGTCCCGGTGCAGTCTGTTCAGGGCGCTCTGCCCGGCTCCGTCGGCGAGGACCTTGTTGCCGGAGATTCCCTCGTTGGCCACTCCCTTGATGTGGGTGTCGGGGTCGGCCTGCAAGCGGCGGGTCAGATAGTCGGGCCAGCGGCGGTTCTTGTCGGGGGTGGACTGCCAGCCGTCGGTGATGGAGTCACCGAGGGCGACGAGCGCGCCGATGTCCGAGCGGGTCCGTACGGTGACGGCGTCGAGGTAGAACCAGGAGCCGGCGGTTCCGGTCCAGTTGTCCGGGTTCTCCTCCGCCGTGTGGTCGCCCTCGGTGGTGTAGGAGGTCTGCATGGCCATGCCGTGACCGGTCGCCGGGCCGCCGGCCTCGGCCACGTACAGGCTGACCACCAGCGAGGTCGCGGCCCGCAGCCGTCCGGGCAGTGGATCGCTGAGCACGGTCTCACCGGCGGGTACGGTGACGGACCGCTCGCCGCCGAACGTCATACGGCGGTTGCTGCCCCGGACCAGGGCGGCGCCCTCCTTCTGTACGCCCGCGTAGACCTGGCCGAAGGTCAGGGGCCGGTCGCCGAAGGCGTTGGACAAGCGGATACGCGGGTCGGTTCCGCCGGCGCTGGTCCGTACGATCAGCCGGTGGCTGCGGTTCGAGGCGGCCTCGCCCATGCGGTCGGCGCTCGCACCCCAGGTGACGATCTCGTGCGTCGCGGCAGTCGCGGCGTTCTCGGCAGAGGCCGCCGTCGCCGGGGCGGTGAACATCTGTGCGGCGGTGACCAGCGCGACGATCGGTACGGCGAGCCGGTGCGGGGCCCACAGCATGCCGGAGCGGCGGGGAGTGTGCTGACGCACCGCTTCACCGCCCCAAGTCGCGCACGGTCACGGACCGGCCGGGAGCCAAGGTGAGCTTTCGTGACCTCTCCCCGTACGCGACCGTGGTCGTGCGACCGCCGACGCTCGTCACCGTCACCTCGGTCGGCCTGCCGTTCTTCCAGCTCAGGTCCACGGTGAAGCCCCCGCGTACGCCCACGCCCGTAATCGATCCGGACGCGGCCCATGCGTCGGGCAGCGCGGGCAGCAGCTCGACATGGCCGGGACGCGAGTACACCAGCATCTCGATGATGGCGGCGGGCGTGCCGAAGTTGCCGTCGATCTGGAAGATGCCACGGCCTCGCTCGACCTCGTAGATGTCGAACAGGTTGGGCGCGGTGCCGTTGCCGCCACCGGTGGAGGGTCGCAGGTTGTTCACGACAAGCTGGTAGGCCTTCTCCGCGTCCTTCAGGCGGGCCCAGCACAGGCTGCGCCAGGCGTTCGCCCAGCCGAAGCTCTCCATGCCGCGCGCGGTGAGCAGCGCGGCCGCGCCCTCGACGATCTCCTGAGGTGTCGAGCCGTCCGGGCGGATCCGGTCACCGGGGAACAGCTGGACGAGGGGGGACAGATGCCGGTGAGTGGTCTCTCCGAGGTTGTCCGGGGACATCCACTCCTCCAGCCAGCCCGTCTTCGGGCTCACGTGCGGCAGGTGGAGCCTCTTCTGCAGGCCGACGACCGTCCGGGCGTACGCGGTGTCCTTGCCCAACACCTCTGACGCCCTGCGGTAGTTGTCGAACAGGGCCCACACGAGTTCCTGGGCGTAGGTGATGCCCTTGGCGTCGAGCGGACCATGCTCGGGCGACCAGTCGCTGTCGGCGACGAGGACGTCCCGTTTCTCCCCCGTGGCCGGATCGGTGACCGTCGTGGTCAGCAGGCGCGCCTCCCAGAACTCACAGGCGCCTTTCAGCATCGGGTAGATGCGGGCGAGATGGGCGCGGTCCTCGGTGAACTCGTAGTGCTCGTACAGGGAGTTGCACAGCCAGGCGTTGCCGGCGGGGTGCCACCACCAGCCCATGCCGCCGTGGATGTTGGTGGAGATGGCGACGGTCCAGCCCGCGATCTTCCCGGTGGAGTTGCGGTAGCGGTTGCGGGGGTCGTTGAAGTGGGTGCGGGTGAGTTCGGTCCACGAAGGAAGTTGGGCCAGGCAGTAGTCGGTGAAGGCGTCGAAGCAGTCGGACAGGGCGGCTCGGTCAGCCATCCAGTAGTTCATCTGGATGTTGATGTCGGTGTGGTAGTCGCCCATCCAGTCCGGGTCGTTGCCGTCGAGCCACAGGCCCTGGAGGTTCAGCGGCAGACTGCCGCGTGACCCGGCGATCATGAGGTAGCGCCCGAACTGGAGGTAGGCGGCCTCGAGTTCGGGATCGGGCGTGCCATCGGTGTGGCGGGCCCTGATCCGTTCCCAGGTGTCCATGCCGCGTTGGAGCGCGGTGGAGGTGCCGAGCGAGACGTCCATGCGCTCGAACAGCTTGCGGTGGTCGGCGACATGGGTGTGCAGCAGGGTGGTGGCGGAGTGTTCGGCGGCGTCGAGGACCTTTGTACGGGAGAGCCTCCGCGGGTCGAGTGACGGGTTGCGGTACCCGTGGGCGGCGTCGGGCGCGTAGTCGGTGCCGCCGGCGACGATCACGGTCAGGCTCTCGCAGTTCCGGAAGGAGATCCGTGCCCCGTCGACGGCCACGGCTCCCCCGCTGCCGTAGGCGGTGACGGCGGCCCCGTACCGCAGTCGGTTGGGGAACTGGGCGCCGAAGGACGCGTACCGGCCCCCGGGTGCGCCCGTGGTGGTCTCGCCGTGGGTACCGTCCAGGCTGATGCTGCCGGTGTAGCACCCGCCGCCGTCCTGGGTGAAGTGCAGGACGAGGACGTCGTCGGGGGCGCTGGCGAAGATTTTGCGCCGGTATGTCACGCCGAAGCGCACGTAGGAGGCGGTGACCAGGCCCTGGTGGAGGTCGAGGGCGCGCCGGTAGCCGGAGACGGCCGAGAGGTCGTGGTCAGGGATGTCGACGGTCAGCTTGGCCAGCAGGGTGAACGACCCGAAGTTCTCGCGGGCGTAGGCGAACTGGCCGTCGTCGTCCAGGGTGGCGTTGAGCCCTCCGGTCCACATGGTGGCGTCGGTGAGGAAGAGGCGCTCCCGGCCGGGGTCGTTGCTCACGAGCGCCCCGAGACGGCCGTTGCCGATCGGTAGGCCCTGGGTGATCATCGAGCCGTCGTCGGCCGGCGCCTGCCACCACAGTTCGGTGGTGGTGCCCTCGCCCGCTGCGAGCATCGGGGAGTCGGCAGGTCTCGCGGGTGCGGCGGAGGCCGTGAAGGTGGGCACCCCGCCGAGGGCGGCGAGAGCTCCGGTGGCGGCGGCGAGGGAGAGGAGGCCGCGTCTGTTGGGGAGGGGTTCCGGCGAATCGGTGCGTGGGGTGTCCAAGGATGCGCTCCCTTGAGAGTGGGCCGTCAGGACAGGTCCGGTACGTCGATCCGGTCGATGTCCGGGGCGTAGCCGTCACCGCTGTCGAAGGTGATGGTGTTGGTGCCGGCCTTCAGGTCGAGCGGCACGCCGACCGTCTCGACGGTCCCCCAGTCGCCCGTGGAGGCGAGCTTGTGACTGGTGGCACCGCCACCGTTGGCGGAGATACGCACGGACCGCGCGTCACCGCTGACGTAGGCGAT
Encoded proteins:
- a CDS encoding glycoside hydrolase family 88 protein gives rise to the protein MSVSRRSVLTTAAGAAVVCASSTPAASAAPAVGAVDDGRIPAPALRTLRAAADYAVEKIHTVAPGVTAFPVGTKFEKWVYSQNGGWVGGFWPGTLWMAWLHTEDDAFRSWALASAEKLAPRQYDTGTHDLGFLFYPSWVTAWRLTGDDAWRAGAVRAADSLIQRYNPRGRFIRAWGALTDPTNAGRVIIDTMMNLDLLAFASRQTGDPKYLDIAVEHTKTTQRVFPRPDGSTPHVFDFDPDSGASIGPNTVQGYSPTSCWSRGQAWGLYGFTTMYRRTGNAEFLATARRLADFAVRSLTLDHVPVWDYRAPQQPHDIKDASAGAITACGLLDLSEATGRRSYREVALRLLTALAETCLTRNSARAEAVVARCTRHRPNEDGIEISLPYADYYLLEGILRVLRPREVDRAIDLSTV
- a CDS encoding phosphotransferase family protein, with the translated sequence MTEFATPHHRAHRTSAAVDAAVGAGRDLGLTVTEAEVLHDLFSVVVHLAPSPVVARIPTVLPRHTDVAALTRRQRAELDVTRWLADQGTPVIPPSPLVPPEPVQRDGFSMTFWQFVEEDRDKEPDYAANSDITADLHAAMRAYPGRLSFLSSAEPQFVVDSLALLEQHPDLLGPADLDRARREWQALEPLVRSRTAFERRFPGIDLQPIHGDSPPANIFSGVAGDLYADFELVTLGPVEWDLAALGPTLESAYNGGARRNGMRPLNQDVLNFVNAVGMLRAIASLSLVQQLPPLLDYLKPAVDQWQTMPFAGGMAG
- a CDS encoding SGNH/GDSL hydrolase family protein, which encodes MLWAPHRLAVPIVALVTAAQMFTAPATAASAENAATAATHEIVTWGASADRMGEAASNRSHRLIVRTSAGGTDPRIRLSNAFGDRPLTFGQVYAGVQKEGAALVRGSNRRMTFGGERSVTVPAGETVLSDPLPGRLRAATSLVVSLYVAEAGGPATGHGMAMQTSYTTEGDHTAEENPDNWTGTAGSWFYLDAVTVRTRSDIGALVALGDSITDGWQSTPDKNRRWPDYLTRRLQADPDTHIKGVANEGISGNKVLADGAGQSALNRLHRDVLSHPGVRTVLLFEGVNDIKAHTGVTAEDLIAGYRRIIDRAHAAGVCVVGATVGPFKGWYEWDAPAEAVRQEVNAFIRTTGEFDAVADFDRVLRSPYDHERILPFFDNGDHLHPNDTGMQAMADAVRIADLSCDRQAVRTR
- a CDS encoding glycoside hydrolase family 95 protein gives rise to the protein MDTPRTDSPEPLPNRRGLLSLAAATGALAALGGVPTFTASAAPARPADSPMLAAGEGTTTELWWQAPADDGSMITQGLPIGNGRLGALVSNDPGRERLFLTDATMWTGGLNATLDDDGQFAYARENFGSFTLLAKLTVDIPDHDLSAVSGYRRALDLHQGLVTASYVRFGVTYRRKIFASAPDDVLVLHFTQDGGGCYTGSISLDGTHGETTTGAPGGRYASFGAQFPNRLRYGAAVTAYGSGGAVAVDGARISFRNCESLTVIVAGGTDYAPDAAHGYRNPSLDPRRLSRTKVLDAAEHSATTLLHTHVADHRKLFERMDVSLGTSTALQRGMDTWERIRARHTDGTPDPELEAAYLQFGRYLMIAGSRGSLPLNLQGLWLDGNDPDWMGDYHTDINIQMNYWMADRAALSDCFDAFTDYCLAQLPSWTELTRTHFNDPRNRYRNSTGKIAGWTVAISTNIHGGMGWWWHPAGNAWLCNSLYEHYEFTEDRAHLARIYPMLKGACEFWEARLLTTTVTDPATGEKRDVLVADSDWSPEHGPLDAKGITYAQELVWALFDNYRRASEVLGKDTAYARTVVGLQKRLHLPHVSPKTGWLEEWMSPDNLGETTHRHLSPLVQLFPGDRIRPDGSTPQEIVEGAAALLTARGMESFGWANAWRSLCWARLKDAEKAYQLVVNNLRPSTGGGNGTAPNLFDIYEVERGRGIFQIDGNFGTPAAIIEMLVYSRPGHVELLPALPDAWAASGSITGVGVRGGFTVDLSWKNGRPTEVTVTSVGGRTTTVAYGERSRKLTLAPGRSVTVRDLGR